The following coding sequences lie in one Sesamum indicum cultivar Zhongzhi No. 13 linkage group LG9, S_indicum_v1.0, whole genome shotgun sequence genomic window:
- the LOC105170692 gene encoding ATP synthase subunit d, mitochondrial codes for MSGAGKKVVDVAFKAGRTIDWEGMAKLLVSDEARKEFATLRRAFDEVNTQLQTKFSQEPEPIDWEYYRKGIGSRLVDMYKQAYDEVKIPKYVDNVTPQYKPKFDALLVELKEAEVKSLKESERLEKEIAEVQELKKKLSTMTADEYFEKHPELKKKFDDEIRNDYWGY; via the exons ATGAGCGGAGCGGGGAAGAAGGTAGTTGACGTCGCATTCAAGGCGGGGAGGACCATCGACTGGGAAGGTATGGCGAAGCTGTTGGTCTCCGACGAGGCTCGCAAGGAGTTCGCGACCCTCCGCCGCGCCTTCGACGAAGTCAACACTCAGCTGCAGACCAAGTTCAGCCAG GAACCAGAACCCATAGACTGGGAGTATTACAGAAAAGGGATTGGATCTCGTTTAGTTGATATGTACAAGCAAGCTTATGATG AAGTTAAAATCCCAAAGTATGTTGACAATGTCACTCCTCAATACAAACCCAAGTTCGATGCCCTG CTGGTAGAGCTCAAAGAGGCTGAGGTGAAGTCATTGAAGGAGTCAGAaagattagaaaaagaaattgcagAAGTCCAAGAGTTGAAg AAGAAGCTTAGTACCATGACAGCTGATGAATACTTCGAGAAGCATCCCGAGCTCAAGAAGAAGTTCGATGATGAAATTAGAAATGACTATTGGGGCTACTAG
- the LOC105170693 gene encoding uncharacterized protein LOC105170693, giving the protein MSEVNESAAWKGEFAGLLDEDVGKVNGYSYSYSAADGGTPVAGEGGDWRFQVAEFAKGAAEMSVEFGKGVRDVVKQSVLREDSVIVRKFKGPCLKIMGKLRFLNEYLPEDRDPVHSWTVIACVWVVALAALIVNITETTTPLVKKMKVHPASASLILLPDGRRLAYQEQGVPADQARYSMIVPHSFLSSRLAGIPGLKGSLLQQFGVRLVTYDLPGFGESDPHPDRDLETSALDMLHLSYSVNITDKFWVVGYSDGSKHAWAAVRYIPDRLAGAIMIAPMINPYEPKLTKEERRRIWGTWTVKKKLMYFLARKFPVLLPYFYRGTFLSGNHGQINTWHYLSLGKRDRALVKDRVFEDFWQRDVEESVRQGNAKPFVEEAALQVSNWGFGIGDLKVQNKHNGKGILALLKSMYSPSEKRMSGFLGPIHIWQGAEDTVVPPAMSDFVHRVLPDVMLHKLPYEGHFTYFYFCNECHRQMFSIVYGDPQGPLLPKEDQTPVEDDEGEAENNEVIFSDTAVDKENVSTLA; this is encoded by the exons ATGTCTGAGGTCAACGAGTCAGCTGCCTGGAAGGGGGAGTTTGCGGGTCTTCTCGATGAGGACGTTGGGAAAGTCAATGGGTACAGTTACAGTTACTCCGCCGCGGATGGAGGAACTCCGGTGGCGGGGGAGGGTGGGGATTGGAGGTTTCAGGTGGCGGAGTTTGCCAAGGGGGCGGCGGAGATGAGTGTGGAGTTTGGGAAGGGAGTGAGGGATGTCGTGAAGCAGAGTGTATTGAGGGAGGATTCGGTAATTGTGAGGAAGTTTAAGGGCCCTTGCCTGAAGATTATGGGAAAATTGAGATTCTTGAATGAGTATCTGCCGGAGGATCGCGATCCGGTCCATTCTTGGACCGTGATTGCCTGTGTCTGGGTTGTTGCTCTTGCAG ctttaattgtaaatattactGAAACTACAACTCCGTTGGTTAAAAAGATGAAGGTCCATCCTGCTAGTGCTAGCCTTATATTGCTTCCAGATGGAAGACGCTTAGCTTATCAAGAGCAAGGTGTTCCAGCTGACCAAGCGAGATATTCAATGATCGTCCCCCATTCATTTCTTTCATCCCGGCTTGCAG GGATTCCTGGCCTCAAGGGTTCCTTACTGCAACAGTTTGGAGTTCGATTGGTGACATATGATCTACCTGGATTTGGGGAAAGTGATCCTCATCCAGATAGAGACCTTGAGACTTCGGCTCTGGATATGTTACACTTGTCATATTCTGTGAATATTACCGACAAGTTCTGGGTAGTGGGATATTCTGATGGAAGCAAGCATGCTTGGGCTGCGGTTCGTTACATTCCTGATAGGCTTGCGG GTGCTATAATGATTGCTCCAATGATTAATCCATATGAACCGAAATTGACCAAAGAAGAGAGACGAAGAATCTGGGGAACGTGGACAGTAAAGAAAAAACTGATGTACTTTTTAGCTCGGAAATTTCCTGTATTACTTCCATACTTTTATCGAGGAACATTCCTTTCTGGAAACCATGGCCAGATTAATACATGGCATTACCTCTCACTCGGAAAGAGG GACAGGGCTCTGGTAAAGGACAGAGTTTTCGAGGACTTCTGGCAGAGGGATGTCGAAGAATCAGTTCGACAGGGAAATGCAAAGCCATTTGTTGAGGAAGCTGCTTTGCAGGTCTCAAATTGGGGTTTCGGCATTGGAGACCTCAAAGTACAGAACAAGCATAACGGTAAAGGCATTCTTGCATTGCTTAAATCAATGTACAGTCCTTCAGAGAAAAGGATGAGTGGATTTCTCGGCCCGATACACATATGGCAG GGAGCTGAGGATACAGTGGTCCCTCCAGCAATGAGCGACTTTGTGCATCGAGTTCTACCAGATGTCATGCTGCATAAGCTTCCATATGAGGGCCATTTCACCTACTTCTACTTCTGCAATGAATGCCATCGTCAGATGTTCAGCATTGTTTATGGAGATCCTCAAGGCCCTCTTCTCCCAAAAGAGGATCAAACTCCGGTTGAAGACGACGAAGGAGAAGCAGAAAACAATGAAGTAATTTTCAGTGATACAGCAGTAGACAAAGAAAACGTCTCTACTTTAGCCTGA
- the LOC110012602 gene encoding uncharacterized protein LOC110012602, translated as MLPIHHNEIAWKERYKARLVAKGFRGGWKEPIFMRPLPGRGAFLRQWRSRVGTCTKWMLIMLFLEVEVYMKFPPNFRSSTTRKACRLRISLYGRKKGRDRSPLLKLNMGLWPSRPMNSHDSSLFLQQSESPMLNQPYCIVTTKRPCTLLQIPCFRSEQNTLRFTATLPITHYKKVKSPCAMCHPSCSWWTSSQRQLDGLNSIFFWTSCAFGIFKPQDLHRFGHDSIVQTWSFSREINEAANLFWLEQHPLCISIQSLSTAHKFC; from the exons ATGTTGCCGATTCACCACAATGAAATTGCATGGAAAGAAAGGTACAAAGCAAGATTGGTCGCAAAAGGATTCAGGGGCGGGTGGAAAGAACCAATTTTTATGCGACCTTTACCCGGTAGAGGTGCTTTCTTGCGACAATGGCGGTCAAGGGTTGGCACTTGCACCAAATGGATGCTCATAATGCTTTTCTTGGAAGTGGAAGTTTATATGAAATTTCCACCCAATTTTAGGTCGTCAACCACAAGAAAAGCATGCAGACTGCGTATATCTCTTtatggaagaaaaaaaggCAGGGATCGCAGTCCTCTACTGAAGTTGAATATGGGTCTATGGCCTTCACGACCAATGAATTCACATGATTCTAGTCTTTTCTTGCAACAATCAGAGTCACCTATGCTGAACCAACCATATTGTATTGTCACAACCAAGCGGCCTTGCACATTGTTGCAAATCCCATGTTTCAGAAGCGAACAAAATACATTGAGATTTACTGCCACTTTGCCGATAACACATTACAAGAAGGTAAAATCACCATGCGCCATGTGCCATCCAAGTTGCAGTTGGTGGACATCGTCACAGAGGCAATTGGACGGCCTCAATTCCATTTTCTTCTGGACAAGTTGCGCATTTGGGATCTTCAAGCCCCAAGATTTGCATAGGTTTGGTCATGACTCGATT GTTCAGACATGGAGCTTCAGTAGGGAGATCAACGAAGCAGCAAACCTTTTTTGGCTCGAACAGCATCCTCTCTGCATATCAATTCAAAGTCTGTCGACCGCACACAAATTTTGCTAG